The Bombus huntii isolate Logan2020A chromosome 11, iyBomHunt1.1, whole genome shotgun sequence genome includes a window with the following:
- the LOC126871331 gene encoding phosphoinositide 3-kinase adapter protein 1: MAVDNPSYFSLSSGTATSSVSTTPASTTSVAFSPPSKGPTGLTALFRRRPCKMGTTSSASVLSTSTTSTLIPQENNRGSTSGASTPTEEKMPMLPRNGTGQCGNGAHGGPGNQRRSFRNLFRSVSANADHERTQQFLKGDPRPSDVAPPSPYLPHRSHSHSENDRRRPGRSRAVLKSASELLSNDMVYCGLARDNHNHDDDDDDDDDDDQDSNEVFVGVDDARYYNLSSTLPATGSAAAGRRRHSISTFIGKDRGSSSKDHISRKQPQSPTVLVEPDTMAPPAPVDTVDGVHVEDRKARSCSRSRRRRHRSSSSRGSRSATGLSKIDSHPEDDVLFVSSKDSEISSLWVNYLTACFEQISRQQGRPPFKVRHVTIEESMQPGTEERIRSARLQIVVVCPILLERVQTRPEHATNLSRQLIADKVLAMMLGVHDSHISDVHKSILVSYNQWRKFFVKDQDETFVGELLGAAVGILGTMPPPALRSDKTAFSVHPKKVKLGHNRIIALLNDPLRPEDNVSVIVDRCGEAIDIAHVKRRNPYALQFSIPDRCLEVSMLVGVRIAKNGCPLGVRQVKCESRLRELDQILRAHDNPLEFMCQTFGFNPGDREKLDNWMVHAFQRNVPPHFNLLSTPSGVVSTQKVHSSPEENPTLLHFAARFGLERLAWQLLECPGGDIACDLRNVSELTPADLAEQAGHTRLAHQLRGYMQMNEFTNMYSYLKVISETTTDQAASADPSTTNTSSDTNNDKEDYCRPRPLSEAYSVPPAARPITSLILPGQLSVTPSPTTSNPIEANYSIVPAPTPVIASPSTPTPVMTSSNGFELPLQGYMKMHPAGPKTPTSNAVSQQPSRTATPTQSRSDSHPIPAREENSQSSFSYGRTTSNSSSTKSREPSGPQDELLEIINDFKNNVFTITEVERLVENWRNRNDVQQSFKDKQRQLTAMREEYERIQKRMKEEMKAPTPFDRIRKFFSKGKKDTKDSTTGSDDSSSTSKVENVNGALTDRRPVSSLSLRSVSSSSSSGRMSTASGCSGTSLGDSGTHSDTEDRRLQNAREDKAGVMSYEIPPAPKPFAGRYSPALRYSPSPRSSTGNDLDLRPSQPQLRGEDTEYYIAFPPSGLPIHSFKTEAPLKEPKTPSSPCDHPKYLDLIQNSSPVTNDASEPESSRHTGNSYANIDPSTLNPAPVPPAGMCIPTNYVNVTPTCVTSSQDTTQGQQTEQRHSLDLNHVSEISKNSTKAETPGQAGENKVTDDVQGQDNVLTEVQGKNNEEYVDTNLANSLEGVDVPDTGKLPEYMNVDVPQDQKTGATKKVPAPPVPPRVTTKK; the protein is encoded by the exons GGCGCCTCCACGCCCACAGAAGAGAAGATGCCAATGTTGCCCAGAAATGGAACTGGTCAATGCGGAAACGGCGCTCATGGTGGTCCTGGTAATCAGAGAAGGAGTTTCAGAAATTTGTTCAGATCTGTTAGTGCCAATGCAGATCACGAAAGAACACAGCAGTTCCTGAAGGGTGATCCAAGACCTTCGGATGTTGCTCCACCCTCACCGTATCTACCTCACAG GTCACACTCGCATTCTGAGAACGACAGAAGACGTCCAGGCCGAAGCAGAGCTGTGTTGAAGTCCGCTAGCGAACTGCTGTCGAATGATATGGTGTACTGTGGATTGGCCAGAGATAATCACAATCATgatgatgacgacgacgatgacgatgacgatgatcAAGATTCGAACGAAGTTTTCGTTGGTGTCGATGACGCTAG GTACTACAACCTTTCATCCACGCTGCCAGCAACAGGATCAGCGGCAGCAGGTCGTAGAAGGCATTCGATCAGCACCTTTATAGGCAAAGATCGAGGTTCCTCGAGCAAAGACCACATCTCCAGAAAGCAACCACAAAGCCCCACAGTTCTCGTAGAACCTGACACAATGGCGCCGCCAGCGCCTGTAGATACTGTAGATGGTGTCCACGTAGAGGACCGGAAGGCGAGATCTTGCAGCAGGTCCAGGCGCAGAAGACATCGCAGTTCTTCGAGCAGGG GATCTCGTTCAGCGACCGGACTGTCGAAGATCGATTCACATCCCGAAGATGATGTACTGTTCGTATCGAGCAAGGACAGCGAAATTTCGAGTCTGTGGGTCAATTACCTCACTGCCTGTTTCGAGCAGATCAGCAGGCAACAAGGCCGGCCGCCTTTTAA AGTTCGTCACGTGACAATCGAAGAATCGATGCAACCTGGCACCGAGGAGAGGATTCGATCGGCTCGCTTGCAGATCGTCGTCGTGTGTCCAATATTGTTGGAACGAGTGCAAACTCGGCCAGAACACGCGACGAATCTCTCCAGACAGCTAATCGCCGACAAAGTACTAGCGATGATGTTGGGTGTCCACGATAGTCACATCAGCGACGTCCACAAGTCGATTCTGGTCTCATACAATCAGTGGAGAAAATTCTTCGTGAAAGACCAGGACGAAACATTCGTTGGTGAACTTCTGGGTGCCGCGGTTGGAATTCTTGGCACAATGCCGCCTCCTGCGTTGAGGAGCGACAAAACCGCCTTTTCCGTTCATCCGAAAAAAGTGAAGCTG GGTCATAACAGGATAATCGCGTTGTTAAACGACCCATTACGACCTGAGGACAATGTATCAGTGATCGTGGATCGCTGCGGCGAAGCGATTGACATCGCCCACGTTAAACGAAGAAATCCCTATGCCCTGCAATTCTCCATTCCCGACAGATGTTTAGAGGTATCGATGTTGGTCGGTGTTCGTATAGCGAAGAATGGTTGTCCGCTTGGTGTGAGGCAAGTAAAATGCGAGAGCAGGCTCAGGGAACTCGATCAAATCCTCAGAGCCCATGACAATCCCCTAGAATTTATGTGCCAG ACCTTCGGCTTTAATCCTGGTGATCGCGAAAAATTGGACAACTGGATGGTCCACGCGTTTCAACGAAACGTTCCACCGCACTTCAATCTCCTGTCTACGCCCAGTGGGGTAGTGTCTACCCAAAAAGTTCACTCAA GCCCCGAAGAGAATCCGACGTTGTTACACTTTGCCGCACGTTTCGGCCTGGAGAGATTAGCTTGGCAACTGTTGGAGTGTCCAGGCGGTGATATAGCATGCGACCTGAGGAACGTGTCGGAACTGACCCCTGCGGATCTTGCAGAGCAGGCAGGACATACGAGATTGGCGCATCAGCTTCGTGGCTACATG CAAATGAACGAGTTCACCAACATGTACAGCTATTTGAAAGTGATCAGCGAGACCACTACAGACCAAGCGGCAA GCGCGGATCCATCGACAACTAACACATCAAGCGACACCAATAACGACAAGGAGGATTATTGTCGTCCACGACCCTTGAGCGAAGCCTATTCGGTGCCACCGGCCGCAAGACCAATAACGTCCTTGATCTTGCCAGGTCAATTATCAGTAACCCCTAGCCCGACCACCAGTAACCCCATTGAGGCAAATTATTCAATCGTACCAGCACCGACTCCCGTCATCGCCAGTCCATCAACACCAACGCCTGTGATGACCTCCTCGAACGGCTTTGAACTCCCTCTTCAAGGTTATATGAAAATGCATCCAGCTG gACCAAAAACACCAACGTCAAACGCAGTGAGCCAGCAGCCATCTCGAACAGCGACGCCCACTCAGAGTCGTTCAGATTCTCATCCCATACCTGCTCGAGAAGAAAATAGTCAATCCTCCTTCTCTTATGGCAGAACCACCTCCAATTCCAGCAGCACAAAGTCGAGGGAACCATCTGGGCCTCAGGACGAGTTACTGGAAATCATAAACGACTTCAAGAACAACGTGTTCACGATAACCGAAGTGGAAAGATTGGTCGAGAACTGGAGGAATCGCAACGATGTTCAACAGAGCTTCAAAGACAAACAGAGGCAACTCACTGCGATGAGGGAAGAGTATGAAAGAATACAGAAAAGAATGAAAGAGGAAATGAAGGCTCCTACACCTTTTGACAGAATCAGAAAGTTCTTCTCTAAAGGAAAGAAAG ATACGAAGGACTCTACGACCGGAAGTGACGATTCTTCTTCGACCAGTAAAGTGGAGAATGTTAATGGTGCCCTAACCGACCGTAGGCCAGTTAGCAGTCTAAGTCTCCGCAGTGTTTCAA gCTCGTCTTCGTCTGGTAGAATGAGCACTGCCAGCGGATGTAGTGGGACCAGTTTAGGTGACAGTGGAACTCATTCTGATACTGAAGATCGACGA tTACAAAATGCCAGAGAGGATAAAGCGGGTGTGATGTCGTACGAAATACCACCAGCTCCAAAGCCATTCGCAGGAAGGTATTCCCCGGCGCTTAGGTATTCCCCATCTCCTCGTTCCTCGACTGGAAACGATTTAGACTTGAGACCATCACAGCCACAATTACGAGGCGAGGATACCGAATACTACATCGCTTTTCCACCATCGGGATTACCCATTCACT CTTTCAAGACAGAGGCTCCTCTGAAGGAACCAAAAACTCCAAGCTCCCCGTGTGATCACCCTAAGTACCTGGACTTGATTCAAAATTCATCGCCAGTCACTAATGACGCTTCAGAACCAGAGTCCTCCAGACATACTGGCAACAGTTACGCAAACATTGACCCGTCTACGTTGAACCCAGCGCCAGTACCGCCTGCTGGCATGTGCATTCCAACAAATTACGTGAACGTGACACCAACGTGCGTCACCTCGTCTCAGGACACTACACAAGGTCAGCAAACTGAGCAGAGACACTCACTTGACTTAAATCATGTATCTGAAATCTCGAAGAATTCAACCAAGGCCGAGACTCCCGGTCAGGCGGGGGAAAATAAGGTCACTGATGACGTACAAGGTCAAGACAATGTTTTGACTGAAGTTCAAGGTAAAAATAACGAGGAATATGTGGACACGAATCTGGCAAATAGTTTAGAAGGCGTGGATGTACCGGATACTGGTAAACTGCCGGAATATATGAACGTCGACGTTCCTCAGGATCAGAAAACTGGTGCCACGAAGAAAGTGCCTGCTCCTCCTGTTCCACCAAGAG TTACCACGAAGaagtaa